In one Bosea sp. RAC05 genomic region, the following are encoded:
- a CDS encoding extracellular solute-binding protein — MALLALLALLVASATTARAESQPPFDHAIAMHGEPALPRGFAHLPYADPSAPKGGRIVLGQQGTFDSLNPLVVLGVAPDAVPRYVQQSLLFRSADEPFTAYGLLAARVELNEARTRLAFEIDERARFSDGTPVTAQDVLFTFEMLKTKGKPFHRSSLGRVTKATAPSPRRVEFELGDGSNRELPLVIGAMPIFAKHATNAETFGETSFKPALGSGPYVVADLVPGATITLKRRSDFWAEDHPLTRGLYNADEIRYDFYRDSNALFEAFKAGLYDVRIEPDPTRWMTGYDVPAVRDGRILRETLHFDAPKGMTGLVFNTRRPFFGDVRVREALAMMFDFEWVNRNLFHGVYRRAGSFFSDSTLSALGVPANAREQALLAAFPGAVRPDILAGTWTPAATDGSGRDREQARRALDLLNKAGFGMVDGVLRSMKGGDALAFEITVTNRPQERLALNYAQSLARLGIRVEVRLIDDVQYWRRLSAFDFDMIQWTWPVSASPGNEQIGRWGSANAGRKGSLNYAGVTAPAIDATLQALLAAREREDFVAAARTLDRLLLSGFYVVPLYYLPDTWIAHGRDIVLPARKPRYFLSTEVLARRPAAPAPAN, encoded by the coding sequence ATGGCCCTCCTCGCCCTGCTGGCCCTGCTCGTCGCATCGGCCACGACGGCTCGCGCCGAATCGCAGCCGCCGTTCGACCACGCGATCGCGATGCATGGCGAGCCGGCCCTGCCGCGCGGCTTCGCGCATCTGCCCTACGCCGATCCGAGCGCGCCGAAGGGCGGACGCATCGTGCTTGGCCAGCAGGGCACCTTCGACAGCCTCAATCCGCTGGTCGTGCTCGGCGTCGCGCCCGACGCGGTGCCGCGCTATGTCCAGCAGAGCCTGCTGTTTCGCTCGGCCGACGAGCCCTTCACCGCCTATGGCCTGCTCGCCGCGCGGGTCGAGCTGAACGAGGCGCGCACCCGCCTCGCCTTCGAGATCGACGAGCGCGCCCGCTTCTCCGACGGCACGCCGGTGACGGCGCAGGACGTTCTCTTTACCTTCGAGATGCTGAAGACGAAGGGAAAGCCGTTTCATCGCTCGAGCCTCGGCCGTGTCACCAAGGCCACGGCCCCCTCGCCGCGCCGGGTCGAGTTCGAGCTCGGCGACGGCAGCAACCGCGAACTGCCGCTGGTCATCGGCGCCATGCCGATCTTCGCCAAACACGCCACCAATGCCGAGACCTTCGGCGAAACCAGCTTCAAGCCGGCGCTGGGCTCGGGCCCCTATGTCGTCGCCGACCTCGTGCCGGGCGCCACCATCACCCTGAAGCGGCGCAGCGACTTCTGGGCCGAGGACCACCCGCTGACGCGCGGGCTCTATAACGCCGATGAGATCCGCTACGATTTCTACCGGGATTCCAACGCGCTCTTCGAGGCTTTCAAGGCCGGGCTCTACGACGTCCGCATCGAGCCGGACCCGACGCGCTGGATGACCGGCTACGACGTGCCGGCCGTGCGCGACGGCCGCATCCTGCGCGAGACGCTGCATTTCGACGCGCCCAAGGGCATGACCGGCCTGGTCTTCAACACCCGCCGGCCCTTCTTCGGCGATGTGCGGGTGCGCGAGGCGCTGGCCATGATGTTCGATTTCGAATGGGTCAACCGCAACCTCTTCCACGGCGTCTACCGCCGGGCGGGCAGCTTCTTCTCGGATTCGACGCTGTCGGCCCTCGGCGTCCCCGCCAATGCGCGCGAGCAGGCGCTGCTCGCCGCCTTCCCCGGCGCGGTCCGGCCCGACATCCTCGCGGGAACCTGGACGCCGGCGGCGACGGACGGGTCGGGACGCGACCGCGAGCAGGCGCGCCGCGCGCTCGATCTGCTCAACAAGGCCGGCTTCGGCATGGTCGACGGCGTGCTGCGGAGCATGAAGGGGGGCGATGCGCTCGCCTTCGAGATCACCGTCACCAACCGGCCGCAGGAGCGGCTGGCCCTGAACTATGCGCAATCCCTGGCCAGGCTCGGGATCCGCGTCGAGGTCCGGCTGATCGACGACGTGCAGTACTGGCGCCGGCTCTCCGCCTTCGATTTCGACATGATCCAGTGGACCTGGCCCGTCTCTGCCTCGCCGGGCAACGAGCAGATCGGCCGCTGGGGCTCGGCCAATGCTGGCCGCAAGGGCTCGCTGAACTATGCCGGCGTCACCGCGCCGGCGATCGACGCGACGCTGCAGGCCCTGCTCGCCGCCCGCGAGCGCGAGGATTTCGTCGCCGCCGCGCGCACGCTCGACCGGCTGCTGCTGTCGGGCTTCTACGTCGTGCCGCTCTACTACCTGCCGGACACCTGGATCGCCCATGGGCGCGACATCGTGCTGCCGGCCCGCAAGCCGCGCTATTTCCTGTCCACCGAAGTGCTGGCCCGCCGCCCCGCGGCGCCCGCGCCCGCGAACTGA
- a CDS encoding CaiB/BaiF CoA transferase family protein — MLPLDDLTVLDFSTLLPGPMASLFLAEAGARIIRIERPGGEEMRRFPPRFGETSAPYAVLNRGKASVEIDLKAPDALARLTPLIAQADILIEQFRPGVMERLGFGHEALSAINPRLIYCSISGYGQFGPRAQEAGHDINYQAVGGLLGQSLRAGAAPPLPPPLVADIAGGTMPAVLNILLALRQRERSGQGCHLDIAMTDAMPAFAWYGLAQGQVTGRYPEGGEALLTGGSPRYGLYATQDGWFLAVGALEPKFWDVLCEEIGLSPALRDDRIDPDATRAAIAAIIAGRPAAHWRETLEPRDCCCTVVRTLEEAVADPHATARGLFDTQAQEPGGRRLVSTPLPLAPVFREQAVALREVAASGADTQALLG, encoded by the coding sequence ATGCTGCCGCTGGACGACCTCACGGTCCTGGATTTCTCCACCCTGCTGCCTGGGCCGATGGCGAGCCTGTTCCTGGCCGAGGCGGGGGCCCGAATCATCCGCATCGAGCGGCCGGGCGGGGAGGAGATGCGCCGCTTTCCGCCGCGCTTCGGCGAGACCTCGGCGCCCTATGCCGTGCTCAACCGCGGCAAGGCGAGCGTCGAGATCGATCTGAAGGCGCCGGATGCGCTGGCGCGGCTGACGCCGCTGATCGCGCAGGCGGACATCCTGATCGAGCAGTTCCGGCCCGGCGTGATGGAGCGGCTCGGCTTCGGTCATGAGGCCCTGTCGGCGATCAATCCGCGGCTGATCTATTGCTCGATCAGCGGCTATGGCCAGTTCGGTCCGCGCGCGCAGGAGGCCGGGCACGACATCAACTACCAGGCGGTCGGCGGGCTGCTCGGCCAGTCGCTGCGGGCCGGCGCGGCGCCGCCGCTGCCGCCGCCGCTGGTCGCCGACATCGCCGGCGGCACGATGCCGGCCGTGCTCAACATCCTGCTGGCGCTGCGCCAGCGCGAGCGCAGTGGACAGGGCTGCCATCTCGACATCGCCATGACGGACGCCATGCCGGCCTTCGCCTGGTACGGGCTGGCGCAGGGCCAGGTCACGGGGCGTTATCCCGAAGGCGGTGAGGCGCTGCTGACGGGGGGAAGCCCGCGCTACGGCCTCTATGCGACGCAGGACGGCTGGTTCCTGGCCGTGGGCGCGCTGGAGCCGAAGTTTTGGGACGTGCTCTGCGAGGAGATCGGGCTTTCGCCTGCATTGCGCGACGACCGCATCGATCCCGACGCCACGCGTGCGGCGATCGCGGCGATCATCGCCGGCCGGCCCGCCGCTCACTGGCGCGAGACGCTGGAGCCGCGCGACTGCTGCTGCACGGTGGTGCGCACGCTCGAGGAGGCGGTGGCCGATCCGCATGCGACGGCGCGGGGGCTGTTCGACACGCAGGCGCAGGAGCCCGGCGGTCGCCGGCTGGTCTCGACGCCGCTGCCGCTGGCGCCGGTGTTCCGCGAGCAGGCTGTGGCCTTGCGCGAGGTCGCGGCCAGCGGCGCGGATACGCAAGCGTTGCTGGGGTAG
- a CDS encoding pentapeptide repeat-containing protein — protein MVDAPAPDAAPEPAQALTPANQNPWYVLATLHGEQPEGATHGAFDKEIHAKNRLTWNKWAAGALSQKQRDILRERHEDSGQPVFSEQELTPYTAKEMVALKRRWRRQWTDRNPSQPVVPLPDPSQFVDYSSVHFDRPIIWEGIFSTRIIHFTGAKFSRDAILSNSLFFEFADFRGVEFYGYTSFCDIKFCRNAWFEKRNFFKHAHFTDSIFQSVWFESTIFHRSVDFRRSSFSDIACYTDVTFLNYAQFSEVDFFGDVWFSRSTFSNDAWFASATFTGEAWFGNAKLQSSTSFADARFILNPPLFHGATLHEGTQWHGARWPVPPDDAAQAQEHIYAYERLKQEMERLKKHDDELQFFEREMRCRRVVEGWSTPAGLLNRAYDLFSGYGRSIFRPMLGLLATFVLGIAAMVQAACWPGRAGSCPAILTLDSPFIAFKQATLLSFANMLAPLNVRKDFFDADMLAGLSGWLKIVGGLQTLLALAFAFLIGLALRNRFRLR, from the coding sequence GTGGTCGATGCGCCTGCACCCGACGCTGCGCCCGAGCCGGCGCAGGCGCTGACCCCGGCGAACCAGAACCCGTGGTATGTGCTGGCGACTCTGCATGGCGAGCAACCGGAGGGGGCTACACACGGAGCATTCGACAAAGAAATCCACGCCAAGAACAGGCTGACGTGGAACAAGTGGGCAGCCGGCGCTCTCAGTCAGAAGCAGCGCGACATTTTACGCGAGCGCCATGAGGACTCAGGTCAGCCCGTCTTTTCGGAGCAAGAGCTCACACCGTACACCGCTAAGGAAATGGTGGCGCTGAAGCGGCGCTGGCGACGTCAATGGACGGATCGTAATCCCTCCCAACCGGTCGTCCCATTACCTGATCCAAGCCAATTCGTTGACTATAGTAGCGTCCATTTTGATCGACCCATCATCTGGGAGGGCATTTTTAGTACTAGAATTATTCATTTTACCGGTGCGAAATTCTCTCGTGACGCTATCCTAAGCAATTCGCTTTTTTTTGAATTCGCGGATTTTAGAGGCGTAGAGTTCTACGGATACACGTCGTTTTGCGATATAAAATTCTGTCGAAATGCATGGTTCGAGAAACGTAATTTCTTTAAGCATGCGCATTTTACAGATTCAATATTCCAGTCTGTTTGGTTTGAAAGTACTATATTTCATCGCAGTGTAGATTTTCGGCGATCTAGTTTCTCTGATATTGCATGTTATACAGACGTTACGTTTCTTAACTATGCTCAGTTTTCAGAGGTCGATTTTTTTGGCGATGTATGGTTTAGTCGATCGACGTTCTCCAACGATGCGTGGTTCGCGAGCGCGACCTTTACCGGCGAAGCATGGTTCGGAAACGCCAAGCTGCAATCCTCGACCAGCTTCGCCGACGCTCGGTTTATCCTGAACCCGCCGCTTTTTCATGGCGCGACGCTGCATGAGGGGACCCAGTGGCATGGCGCTCGTTGGCCGGTGCCGCCGGACGATGCTGCGCAGGCCCAGGAACACATCTATGCCTATGAGCGGCTCAAGCAGGAGATGGAGCGGCTCAAGAAGCATGATGACGAACTGCAGTTCTTCGAGCGCGAGATGCGCTGCCGTCGCGTCGTCGAGGGATGGAGCACGCCGGCCGGGCTGCTGAATCGCGCCTATGATCTCTTCAGCGGCTATGGCCGCTCGATCTTTCGGCCGATGCTCGGCCTCCTTGCGACTTTCGTCTTAGGCATCGCGGCGATGGTGCAGGCGGCCTGCTGGCCGGGAAGGGCGGGGTCGTGCCCGGCCATCCTCACCCTCGACAGCCCGTTCATCGCGTTCAAGCAGGCCACCCTGCTCAGCTTCGCCAACATGCTCGCACCGCTGAACGTCCGAAAGGACTTTTTCGATGCGGACATGTTGGCCGGACTTTCCGGCTGGCTGAAGATCGTCGGCGGTCTCCAGACCCTGCTGGCGCTCGCCTTCGCCTTCCTCATCGGTCTCGCCCTGCGCAACCGCTTCAGGCTGCGTTGA
- a CDS encoding invasion associated locus B family protein: protein MSASFRLSVRALSIALSTAIGLAPMASFAQQAQPRPANPRPAQPAQPAQPPAGAGPTVVQVKPEPSQTAWTKVCGKDETANKEICYTTRDFVSDQGQPVLAVAVYDVKGDPNKIVRFLMPLGLLLQPGIRFGVDTAQPTPGRFAICFPNGCFAEAQVKDDFINSMKKGNTLSVSVQNQGAREVSFAIPLTDFAKGFDGAAIDPKVLEEQQKQLQDELAKRQEELRQRLGGGGANAAPGAAPAIPPKP, encoded by the coding sequence ATGTCCGCTTCGTTTCGCCTGTCCGTCCGCGCCCTGAGCATCGCTCTCAGCACGGCGATCGGCCTCGCCCCGATGGCCTCCTTCGCGCAGCAGGCGCAGCCGCGTCCCGCCAATCCGCGTCCGGCCCAGCCGGCTCAGCCCGCCCAGCCGCCTGCCGGCGCCGGCCCGACCGTGGTGCAGGTCAAGCCCGAGCCCTCGCAGACCGCCTGGACCAAGGTCTGCGGCAAGGACGAGACCGCCAACAAGGAAATCTGCTACACGACCCGCGACTTCGTCTCGGACCAGGGGCAGCCTGTGCTCGCCGTCGCGGTCTATGACGTGAAGGGCGATCCGAACAAGATCGTGCGCTTCCTGATGCCGCTGGGCCTCCTGCTGCAGCCGGGCATCCGCTTCGGCGTGGACACCGCCCAGCCGACGCCGGGCCGCTTCGCCATCTGCTTCCCGAACGGCTGCTTCGCCGAGGCGCAGGTGAAGGACGACTTCATCAATTCGATGAAGAAGGGCAACACGCTGAGCGTCAGCGTCCAGAACCAGGGCGCCCGCGAGGTCTCCTTCGCGATCCCGCTGACCGATTTCGCCAAGGGCTTCGACGGCGCGGCGATCGACCCCAAGGTGCTGGAAGAGCAGCAGAAGCAGCTTCAGGACGAGCTGGCCAAGCGCCAGGAGGAGCTGCGCCAGCGGCTCGGCGGCGGCGGCGCCAATGCGGCCCCGGGCGCCGCGCCGGCGATCCCGCCCAAGCCCTGA
- a CDS encoding AEC family transporter — MADLATIANLVAPFFGLILLGFVIGRWKRLPEAGLVWLQFFLIYVALPPLFYRLIADKPVTELANGRFILATTLSTFLVFMLSLAVGLRATRGDLPQAVMQGVAGSYSNIGYMGPPLLLAALGPGASAPLVLIFVFDSLLLFSIIPFLMALAGVEKKSPLDTARQVAWQVATHPFNVATLLGILASATHFELPSVLDKMTLWLAQAAAPCALFLLGVTVALRPMKTLPAEVPVLVAIKLVLHPLLIWVLLSAIGNFPDIWIFTGVIMAALPPALNIFMISTQYRVGIDRASACILIGTVVSMVSLTGFLWLVKTGRMAADLFP; from the coding sequence ATGGCCGATCTCGCCACCATCGCCAATCTCGTCGCGCCCTTCTTCGGGCTGATTCTGCTTGGCTTCGTCATCGGCCGGTGGAAGCGCCTGCCGGAGGCGGGGCTGGTCTGGCTGCAGTTCTTCCTGATCTATGTTGCGCTGCCGCCGCTGTTCTACCGGCTGATCGCCGACAAGCCGGTGACGGAGCTCGCCAATGGCCGCTTCATCCTGGCGACGACGCTCTCGACCTTCCTGGTCTTCATGCTGTCGCTGGCGGTGGGCCTGCGGGCGACGCGGGGCGACCTGCCGCAGGCGGTGATGCAGGGCGTCGCCGGCTCCTATTCCAACATCGGCTATATGGGGCCGCCTCTGCTGCTGGCGGCGCTGGGCCCGGGCGCGAGCGCGCCGCTCGTGCTGATCTTCGTCTTCGACAGCCTGCTGCTGTTCTCGATCATCCCGTTCCTGATGGCGCTGGCCGGGGTCGAGAAGAAGAGCCCGCTCGACACCGCCCGGCAGGTCGCCTGGCAGGTCGCGACGCATCCCTTCAACGTCGCGACGCTGCTCGGCATCCTCGCGAGCGCGACCCATTTCGAGCTGCCCTCGGTGCTCGACAAGATGACGCTGTGGCTGGCGCAGGCGGCCGCGCCGTGTGCGCTCTTCCTGCTCGGCGTCACCGTGGCGCTGCGGCCGATGAAGACGCTGCCGGCCGAAGTGCCGGTGCTGGTCGCGATCAAGCTCGTGCTGCACCCGCTGCTGATCTGGGTGCTGCTCTCGGCGATCGGCAATTTCCCCGACATCTGGATCTTCACCGGCGTGATCATGGCGGCGCTGCCGCCGGCGCTGAACATCTTCATGATCTCGACGCAGTACCGCGTCGGCATCGACCGCGCCTCGGCCTGCATCCTGATCGGTACCGTCGTCTCGATGGTGTCGCTGACGGGCTTCCTGTGGCTGGTGAAGACGGGCAGGATGGCGGCCGACCTCTTCCCCTGA
- a CDS encoding IS1595 family transposase, with product MAAALDNPIFTDADKAREHLEAQRWPNGVVCAQCGNADPSKIHGLKGKAHRPGVYQCAECREQFTVTVGTVFERSKIPLNKWMLAVHLMTSSKKGISAHQIHRMLGVTYKTAWFMCHRIREAMRDDNPPPMGGDGHIVEADETYFGDKEVVAQRTKRGKTRIGGKRAVVALVERGGSVRSFHVKSADATTIREIVVTNVHRTSVLHTDESKLYTKTGTEFDGHETVKHTAGEYVRGIVHTNTIEGFFSVFKRGMKGIYQHCAEKHLFRYLAEFDFRYNNRTKLGVSDVMRRDNALKGIEGKRLTYRRAGEAALA from the coding sequence ATGGCCGCCGCACTCGACAACCCGATTTTCACCGACGCCGACAAGGCCCGCGAGCATCTTGAAGCCCAGCGTTGGCCCAACGGCGTCGTCTGCGCTCAGTGCGGCAATGCCGACCCGTCGAAGATTCACGGCCTCAAGGGCAAGGCTCATCGCCCCGGCGTGTACCAGTGCGCCGAGTGCCGCGAGCAGTTCACCGTGACCGTTGGCACCGTCTTCGAGCGCTCCAAAATCCCGCTCAACAAGTGGATGCTGGCCGTCCACCTCATGACCTCCAGCAAGAAGGGCATCAGCGCCCATCAAATCCACCGCATGCTCGGCGTGACCTACAAGACGGCGTGGTTCATGTGCCATCGCATCCGCGAAGCCATGCGCGACGACAACCCGCCTCCGATGGGTGGCGACGGCCATATCGTTGAGGCCGACGAAACCTACTTTGGCGACAAGGAAGTCGTTGCCCAGCGCACCAAGCGCGGCAAGACCCGCATCGGCGGCAAGCGTGCCGTCGTCGCGCTGGTCGAGCGCGGCGGCTCGGTTCGTTCCTTCCATGTCAAAAGCGCCGACGCGACCACGATCCGCGAGATCGTCGTCACCAACGTTCACCGCACCTCGGTTCTGCACACCGACGAGAGCAAGCTCTACACGAAGACCGGCACGGAGTTCGACGGCCACGAAACCGTCAAGCACACCGCTGGCGAGTATGTGCGCGGCATCGTGCACACCAACACCATCGAAGGCTTCTTCTCTGTCTTCAAGCGCGGCATGAAAGGCATCTATCAGCACTGCGCCGAGAAGCACCTGTTCCGCTACCTCGCGGAGTTCGACTTCCGCTACAACAACCGCACGAAGCTCGGCGTCTCCGACGTGATGCGCCGCGACAACGCCTTGAAGGGCATTGAGGGCAAGCGCCTCACCTATCGGCGGGCTGGTGAAGCCGCGCTCGCGTAA
- a CDS encoding quinone oxidoreductase family protein, whose product MVKAIRIHKTGGPEVLQLEDITLPAPGPGELLVRNRAIGLNFIDTYFRTGLYPAPHLPFVPGNEAAGEVVSVGPGVTEFKPGDRVAYVATLGSYAEERIVAVNSTVALPEAVSFEAAASMMLKGMTAEYLLHRTYKVKPGDTILVHAAAGGTGLILCQWGKALGATVIGTVGSKEKGELAKAHGADHVILYREEDFVARVKEITGGKLCAVVYDGVGKDTFLPSLDCLQPFGVLASFGNASGTVEPFNLGLLGPKGSLYVTRPTLFTHIAKRATMVEMAANLFGAVASGQVVVPVNARFALADAANAHRALESRGTTGSTVLIP is encoded by the coding sequence ATGGTCAAGGCGATCCGCATCCACAAGACCGGCGGGCCCGAGGTGCTGCAGCTCGAGGACATCACGCTGCCGGCGCCGGGGCCGGGCGAGCTTCTGGTGCGCAACCGGGCCATCGGCCTCAACTTCATCGACACCTATTTCCGCACCGGGCTCTACCCCGCCCCGCATCTGCCCTTCGTGCCCGGCAATGAGGCGGCCGGCGAGGTCGTGTCCGTCGGGCCGGGCGTCACCGAGTTCAAGCCGGGCGACCGCGTGGCCTATGTCGCGACGCTCGGCTCCTATGCCGAGGAGCGCATCGTCGCGGTCAACTCCACCGTCGCGCTGCCGGAGGCGGTCTCCTTCGAGGCCGCCGCCAGCATGATGCTGAAGGGCATGACGGCGGAGTATCTGCTGCACCGGACCTACAAGGTGAAGCCGGGCGACACGATCCTGGTCCATGCCGCGGCCGGCGGCACAGGCCTGATCCTCTGCCAATGGGGCAAGGCACTGGGCGCGACCGTGATCGGCACTGTCGGCTCGAAGGAAAAGGGCGAGCTCGCCAAGGCGCATGGCGCCGACCATGTCATCCTCTATCGCGAGGAGGATTTCGTCGCGCGGGTGAAGGAGATCACCGGCGGCAAGCTCTGCGCCGTGGTCTATGACGGCGTCGGCAAGGACACCTTCCTGCCCTCGCTCGACTGCCTTCAGCCTTTCGGCGTGCTGGCGAGTTTCGGCAATGCGTCCGGCACGGTCGAGCCGTTCAATCTCGGCCTGCTCGGCCCCAAGGGCTCGCTCTATGTGACGCGACCGACGCTCTTCACCCATATCGCCAAGCGCGCGACCATGGTCGAGATGGCGGCGAACCTGTTCGGCGCGGTCGCGTCCGGCCAGGTCGTGGTGCCCGTCAACGCCCGCTTCGCGCTGGCGGACGCTGCAAACGCGCATCGCGCGCTGGAGAGCCGCGGCACGACGGGTTCGACCGTGCTGATCCCCTGA
- a CDS encoding HpcH/HpaI aldolase/citrate lyase family protein, producing MTTKTPRQFFRPLAIGAPEPFRELPLRLERMIHFVPPHLEKVRAKVGDLAGQVDIVLGNLEDAIPVEAKQAARDGFIAMGQAVDFGKTGLWTRVNALNSPWFLDDITAIMAAIGGKLDVVMVPKVEGPWDIHYVDQLLAQFEAKHCLPKPILIHAILETAEGVKNVDTIATASPRMHGMSLGPADLAASRAMKTTRVGGGHPEYKVIADPTSDGGPRAVAQQDLWHYTLAKMVDACAAAGIKPFYGPFGDFADEAACEAQFRNAFLLGCAGAWTLHPSQIAIAKRVFSPDPAEVAFAMRILEAMPDGSGAVMIDGKMQDDATWKQAKVIVDLARQVAARDPDLAARYGM from the coding sequence ATGACCACCAAGACGCCGCGCCAGTTCTTCCGGCCTCTCGCGATCGGCGCGCCCGAGCCCTTTCGGGAGCTGCCGCTGCGGCTCGAGCGGATGATCCACTTCGTGCCGCCGCATCTGGAGAAGGTCCGCGCCAAGGTCGGCGACCTCGCGGGCCAGGTCGACATCGTGCTAGGCAATCTCGAGGACGCCATCCCCGTCGAGGCCAAGCAGGCGGCGCGCGACGGATTCATCGCCATGGGCCAGGCGGTCGACTTCGGCAAGACCGGGCTGTGGACGCGGGTCAACGCGCTGAACTCGCCCTGGTTTCTCGACGACATCACCGCGATCATGGCGGCGATCGGCGGCAAGCTTGACGTCGTGATGGTGCCCAAGGTCGAGGGCCCCTGGGACATCCATTATGTCGACCAGCTGCTCGCCCAGTTCGAGGCGAAGCATTGTCTGCCCAAGCCAATCCTGATCCACGCGATCCTGGAGACGGCCGAGGGCGTCAAGAACGTCGACACCATCGCCACCGCCTCGCCGCGGATGCACGGCATGAGCCTCGGCCCGGCCGATCTCGCCGCCTCCCGGGCGATGAAGACGACGCGCGTCGGCGGCGGCCATCCCGAATACAAGGTCATCGCCGATCCCACATCCGATGGCGGCCCGCGCGCCGTCGCGCAGCAGGATCTCTGGCACTACACGCTGGCGAAGATGGTCGATGCCTGCGCGGCAGCCGGCATCAAGCCCTTCTACGGCCCCTTCGGCGATTTTGCCGACGAGGCGGCCTGCGAGGCCCAGTTCCGCAACGCCTTCCTGCTCGGCTGCGCCGGCGCCTGGACCCTGCACCCCTCGCAGATCGCCATCGCCAAGCGCGTCTTCAGCCCCGACCCCGCCGAGGTCGCCTTCGCGATGCGCATCCTCGAGGCCATGCCCGACGGCTCGGGCGCGGTGATGATCGACGGCAAGATGCAGGACGACGCCACCTGGAAACAGGCCAAGGTCATCGTCGATCTCGCCCGGCAGGTCGCAGCCCGCGACCCCGATCTGGCGGCCCGCTACGGGATGTGA
- a CDS encoding UbiH/UbiF family hydroxylase, protein MTTPRRDQVDIAIVGAGAVGLAAALALAEGGRRIALLGPVPTHRDGRTVALLDGSWRLLGEFGLHDALADKAAPLAVMRLVDDTGSLFRQPPVEFRASEVGLPAFGWNVENAELVAALAARLATTAGVRHEPGLVSGIATDEDGVLLSGEGFSLRASLVVGADGRRSRVREAAGIAARDWDYPQSALTAIFAHARDHRDVSTEFHTRKGPFTLVPLPGRRSSLVWLLDPAEADEVAALDDAAFARRVERQAHSLLGAMRLDGPRGRVPMGGLSVERFGADRMVLVGEAAHVFPPIGAQGLNLGLRDVMALRDAVDETSDPGAPAAVAAYDRARQADVRLRTGAVDTLNRTLLTDLMPADLLRGAGLLALSRIGPLRRLVMRQGLAGGMPR, encoded by the coding sequence ATGACGACACCGCGCAGGGATCAGGTCGACATCGCCATCGTCGGGGCCGGCGCCGTCGGGCTCGCGGCCGCGCTCGCGCTGGCCGAGGGCGGGCGCCGCATCGCCCTGCTCGGCCCTGTTCCGACCCATCGCGACGGCCGCACCGTCGCGCTGCTGGACGGCTCCTGGCGGCTGCTCGGTGAGTTCGGCCTGCACGACGCGCTGGCCGACAAGGCCGCGCCGCTGGCGGTGATGCGGCTCGTCGACGACACCGGCAGCCTGTTCCGCCAGCCCCCGGTCGAGTTCCGCGCCTCCGAGGTCGGGCTGCCCGCCTTCGGCTGGAATGTCGAGAATGCCGAGCTGGTCGCAGCGTTGGCGGCCCGGCTCGCCACCACAGCCGGGGTCCGCCACGAACCCGGCCTGGTTTCCGGCATCGCGACCGACGAGGACGGCGTCCTGCTCTCGGGCGAGGGCTTTTCGCTGCGGGCGAGCCTCGTCGTCGGTGCGGACGGGCGCCGCTCGCGGGTGCGCGAGGCGGCCGGCATCGCCGCCCGCGACTGGGATTATCCGCAGAGCGCGCTGACAGCGATCTTCGCCCATGCCCGCGACCATCGCGACGTCTCGACCGAGTTCCACACCCGCAAGGGCCCCTTCACCCTGGTCCCCCTGCCCGGCCGCCGCTCCTCGCTGGTCTGGCTGCTCGATCCCGCCGAGGCCGACGAGGTCGCGGCGCTGGACGACGCCGCCTTCGCCCGCCGCGTCGAGCGGCAGGCGCATTCCCTGCTGGGCGCGATGCGGCTCGACGGGCCGCGCGGCCGCGTGCCGATGGGCGGGCTCTCGGTCGAGCGCTTCGGCGCCGATCGCATGGTCCTCGTCGGCGAGGCCGCCCATGTCTTCCCGCCGATCGGCGCGCAGGGGCTCAATCTCGGCCTGCGCGACGTGATGGCTCTGCGCGATGCGGTGGACGAAACCTCCGATCCCGGCGCGCCGGCGGCGGTTGCAGCCTATGACCGGGCGCGGCAGGCCGATGTCCGCCTGCGCACCGGTGCGGTCGACACGCTCAACCGCACCCTGCTGACCGATCTGATGCCGGCCGATCTGCTGCGCGGCGCCGGATTGTTGGCGCTTTCCCGCATCGGCCCGTTGCGGCGGCTGGTGATGCGGCAGGGGCTCGCGGGCGGGATGCCGCGGTAG
- the hspQ gene encoding heat shock protein HspQ: MEARSAKFRIGQVVKHRVYPFRGVIFDVDPVFSNTEEWWLAIPEHLRPSKDQPFYHLFAENDETEYVAYVSEQNLVIDETGRPVRHPQAKEFFRRDRKGRYQIDRAGLN; the protein is encoded by the coding sequence ATGGAAGCACGTTCCGCCAAGTTCCGGATCGGCCAGGTCGTCAAGCACCGGGTCTACCCGTTCCGGGGCGTGATCTTCGACGTCGACCCGGTCTTCTCCAACACCGAGGAATGGTGGCTGGCGATCCCCGAGCATCTGCGCCCGTCCAAGGACCAGCCCTTCTACCATCTCTTCGCCGAGAACGACGAGACGGAGTACGTCGCCTATGTCTCGGAGCAGAACCTCGTCATCGACGAGACCGGCCGCCCGGTGCGCCATCCGCAGGCGAAGGAATTCTTCCGCCGCGACCGCAAGGGCCGCTACCAGATCGACCGCGCCGGGCTGAACTGA